The following proteins are encoded in a genomic region of Salminus brasiliensis chromosome 17, fSalBra1.hap2, whole genome shotgun sequence:
- the nrn1lb gene encoding neuritin 1-like b: MHQLLYILLCFSVCGSALGAAVTPLCSSVYRGFADCLVTLGDSVSSQSDNVQDINSICKYWDAFQECVSGVLSGCRGDAAEVWESLRAESRRTQFSGNLYEMCASRTQTATLKMSQTLPSTDQTNQESLKGLAASSGHTRSVQLLLACIAFILFR; encoded by the exons ATGCATCAGCTTTTGTACATCTTACTCTGCTTCA GTGTCTGTGGCTCTGCACTGGGTGCAGCAGTTACTcctctgtgtagttctgtgtacAGGGGTTTCGCAGATTGTCTAGTTACTTTGGGAGACAGTGTGAGCAGCCAGTCTGACAACGTTCAAGACATCAACTCCATTTGCAA ATATTGGGATGCCTTccaggagtgtgtgagtggcGTGCTCTCAGGCTGCCGTGGTGATGCAGCAGAGGTATGGGAGTCCTTAAGGGCAGAGTCTCGTCGGACACAGTTCTCTGGAAACCTTTATGAAATGTGTGCCAGCCGCACCCAGACAGCTACCCTGAAAATGTCCCAGACCCTGCCAAGTACTGATCAGACCAACCAGGAATCTTTAAAAGGACTGGCTGCAAGCAGTGGCCACACCCGCTCTGTGCAGTTGCTTCTAGCGTGCATAGCTTTTATTCTGTTTCGATAG
- the cog4 gene encoding conserved oligomeric Golgi complex subunit 4 has protein sequence MEEVGSPAARRSCTAGFSAVRAETIQGLTELEDLERVYTQLCEEEAEVQTELEALAGQQGNIETKMLALQRLGPNLQLIEGDAAQLSGMISFTCSLAENVSSKVRQLDLTKKRLYQAIQRADDILDLKFCTDGVQTALRNQDYEQAAAHIHRYLSLDQSVIELSRQGGESVAVDASLALLQEAELSLKALVTQRLEEAVAACDLPQVERFFKILPLLGLHEQGLAQFAQYLCSQLAGKAEENLLLAVGSDFNERRAPVIFADTLTLLLEGIARIVETHQPIVETYYGPGRLYTLITHIQKECDTQAQKVVDKFIQQRDYHNKFQVVQSGMMRGVSTEKIEPRELDPVLCEVTLMNSRAELYLRFLRRRITADFEVGDAVAAESITLEHHQSLEQLLKDCQLSRTMQELIGYYIPMEEYYMRETVNKAVAMDTAEVGQLSSSMVDDVFYIVKKCISRALTSGSSDCVCAMINHATSVLETDFREVLVCKLRAGYPASALQDLQRGVSSAVSLMQSSLQHGKIQTIGIESQEQAKSAYLVTLNNVEVCSENISTLKKNLESDCAKLFSQGAGSEHAQAKIDSCLSDLVNTSSKFKDLLQEGLHELNNTAIKPQVKPWITNFLSVSHNIEEEEFSEYEANDPWLQQLIVQMEQLMAEFKVGLSPLIYDTLTSLMTSLIAIELEKTVFKCTFSRLGGLQFDKELRSLVAYLSSVTSWTIRDKFARLTQMATILNLERVSEILDYWGPNSGPLTWRLTPAEVRQVLALRVDFRSEDIKRLRL, from the exons ATGGAGGAGGTCGGTTCTCCTGCGGCTCGCCGAAGCTGCACCGCGGGTTTCTCCGCCGTCCGAGCAGAGACTATACAAGGCCTGACAGAGCTTGAAGATTTGGAGCGGGTGTACACGCAACTTTGTGAAGAGGAG GCGGAGGTGCAGACAGAGTTGGAGGCCCTTGCTGGCCAGCAGGGCAACATCGAAACCAAGATGCTTGCTCTACAGAGGCTGGG TCCCAACCTGCAGTTGATTGAGGGTGATGCTGCACAGTTGTCTGGAATGATCAGCTTCACTTGCAGCCTGGCAGAGAATGTCAGCAGCAAAGTCAGACAGCTAGACCTTACTAAG aaaAGGCTGTACCAGGCGATCCAGCGGGCTGATGACATTCTTGATCTGAAGTTCTGCACAGATGGCGTCCAGACTGCTTTGCGTAACCAGGACTATGAACAAGCTGCGGCTCACATCCACCGCTACCTCTCTCTTGACCAGTCAGTCATTGAGCTGAGCAGACAGGGTGGAGAGA GTGTAGCTGTGGATGCCAGTCTCGCTCTGTTGCAGGAGGCAGAACTTAGTTTAAAAGCACTGGTTACTCAGCGACTAGAGGAGGCAGTTGCTGCGTGTGACTTGCCTCAGGTGGAACGCTTCTTTAAAATTCTTCCCCTACTTGGCCTCCATGAGCAGGGACTTGCACAGTTCGCCCAGTACCTCTGCAGCCAG CTGGCAGGGAAGGCAGAAGAGAACTTGCTACTTGCAGTGGGTTCTGATTTCAACGAGCGCCGAGCACCTGTGATTTTTGCTGACACACTTACGCTGCTACTGGAGG GTATCGCAAGGATTGTGGAGACCCATCAACCCATAGTGGAGACATACTATGGCCCAGGTCGACTCTATACACTgattacacacattcagaaagagTGTGACACGCAGGCCCAAAAAGTGGTAGATAAGTTCATTCAGCAGAGGGACTATCACAAcaag TTTCAGGTAGTACAGAGCGGTATGATGAGGGGTGTGTCTACTGAGAAAATTGAACCAAG AGAACTGGACCCAGTGTTATGTGAGGTCACCCTGATGAACTCTAGAGCAGAACTGTACTTGAGATTTTTGAGGCGGCGCATCACAGCTGACTTTGAAGTTGGAGATGCAGTGGCTGCTGAGTCCATCACTCTAG AGCATCATCAGTCTCTAGAGCAGCTGCTAAAGGATTGTCAACTTAGTCGCACCATGCAGGAGCTTATTGGTTACTATATTCCCATGGAGGAATACTACATGAGAGAGACTGTAAACAAG GCCGTTGCCATGGACACAGCAGAAGTGGGACAGCTGAGCTCCAGCATGGTGGATGACGTGTTCTACATTGTAAAGAAGTGCATCAGCCGAGCTCTAACCAGTGGTAgctctgactgtgtgtgtgccatGATCAATCATGCCACCAGTGTGCTGGAGACAGACTTCAG GGAAGTACTGGTGTGTAAGCTGCGAGCAGGTTACCCTGCCAGTGCGCTCCAGGACCTACAGCGTGGTGTCAGCAGTGCTGTCAGCTTGATGCAGAGCAGCCTCCAGCATGGAAAGATACAAACAATCGGCATAGAGAGCCAGGAGCAAGCCAAAAGTGCCTACTTG GTGACTCTGAATAATGTGGAAGTCTGCAGTGAGAATATCAGCACTCTGAAAAAGAACCTGGAG AGCGATTGTGCCAAGTTGTTCAGTCAAGGTGCTGGCTCAGAGCATGCTCAGGCCAAGATAGacagctgtctgtctgacttGGTGAACACCTCCAGCAAGTTCAAGGATCTCCTACag gagGGCCTTCATGAGCTGAACAACACTGCTATCAAGCCTCAAGTAAAACCTTGGATCACCAACTTCTTGTCTGTTTCACACAATATTGAAGAg GAGGAGTTCAGTGAATATGAAGCCAATGACCCATGGCTTCAGCAGCTCATTGTGCAGATGGAGCAGCTCATGGCTGAATTTAAG GTGGGATTGTCTCCACTGATCTATGATACTCTGACTAGCCTAATGACCAGCCTTATTGCCATAGAGCTGGAGAAGACTGTCTTCAAATGTACCTTCAGCAGG CTGGGCGGCCTACAGTTTGATAAAGAGTTGCGCTCACTGGTGGCTTATCTCTCATCTGTCACCTCGTGGACCATCCGGGATAAATTTGCACGGCTCACCCAGATGGCAACAATTCTCAACTTGGAGAGG GTGTCAGAAATCCTGGATTACTGGGGGCCGAATTCTGGCCCTCTTACCTGGCGCCTGACACCTGCCGAGGTCCGGCAGGTCCTGGCACTCAGAGTAGACTTCCGCAGCGAGGACATCAAAAGATTACGGCTTTAA
- the thap11 gene encoding THAP domain-containing protein 11, which yields MPGFTCCVPGCYNNSHRDRELRFYTFPKDPTQREIWLKNISRAGVSGCFSTFQPTTGHRVCSVHFPGGRKTYTIRVPTLFPLRGVNERKNRRGRSKKVPASVPIITSVVSIGSEAASVEGEGNTDSTVVQIGQNGQYITPVDLTAAGDGSSLAAVSPPEDFAGSSPTGLTQAAAAGQCGGLCGEDHSYSLTNGTTSAELLRKLNEQRDIIALMEVKMKEMKNTIRQLRVTEAHLQEELRERDRLLSAAASASVRKKV from the coding sequence ATGCCTGGGTTCACATGCTGCGTGCCTGGATGCTATAACAATTCCCACCGGGACCGCGAGCTGCGCTTCTACACCTTCCCAAAGGATCCCACTCAGCGGGAGATCTGGCTCAAGAACATCTCGCGGGCCGGAGTGAGCGGCTGCTTCAGTACTTTCCAGCCAACGACTGGGCACCGCGTGTGCAGCGTCCACTTTCCCGGAGGCAGAAAGACATACACGATACGGGTGCCGACGCTGTTCCCACTCCGCGGAGTAAACGAGCGAAAGAATCGGCGGGGCAGGAGCAAAAAGGTGCCCGCGTCTGTGCCCATCATCACCAGCGTAGTGTCGATCGGCAGCGAAGCAGCGTCGGTCGAAGGAGAGGGCAACACGGACTCGACCGTGGTGCAGATAGGACAGAACGGCCAGTACATCACGCCCGTGGACCTGACTGCCGCGGGAGACGGATCGTCCCTAGCGGCGGTCTCGCCTCCGGAGGATTTTGCCGGTTCCAGTCCGACCGGCCTCACACAGGCCGCCGCTGCTGGGCAGTGTGGCGGGTTATGCGGAGAGGACCACTCATACTCGCTGACCAACGGCACGACCTCCGCCGAGCTGCTTAGGAAGCTGAACGAGCAGCGTGATATTATCGCACTTATGGAAGTGAAGATGAAGGAGATGAAAAACACCATCCGTCAGCTCCGCGTCACCGAAGCACACCTCCAGGAGGAGCTGCGCGAGAGAGACCGCTTGCTGTCCGCCGCCGCCTCCGCCTCAGTGAGGAAGAAAGTCTGA
- the cenpt gene encoding uncharacterized protein cenpt isoform X2: MLTTSCFGFRSQLMRSNLRETAQSTTQTPLPPSKRPRSQSRAVKTPAVASSSLYDEDITPRGLLRGIIQTEAEASLLLSGQPVAPESNQQLTETSIYSNRQSEGPSGLELPDLVTEPLSNVIRGMSRRRPPPTFNVSAFERQLDLQTGERAESDVTEQNSDVNEEQDLSAGSKSVLSLTLKTPFVNIQSERAGLRRKAASRRQPSVDAFDEAVQKRLERHCNQDYSVVQEGKTFGDSDWQKFTLGLSNVTVPDLTTDIVMSNTELYPQPTVSVSELKAPEFNRYECEEAFEADRKTDGDIKGQHQEEVVVEDQQEEEGVGDYQEEEDHQEEEMVEYHESESLSKNDKSNPEPFKDMEDPDFQLQEEGEEVNVAYSSQEKEAVLLSPDDIPFAPTQAMTEPVLQTQGKEGQESEVQVELEEMGWKESVKDLPIVELPSQLSERITRRAYRSESGTVIPVMTARGRATKSLGAGLYPTEKETQSFTNGSAPDELPSLEEEQSNSPASPSITHTVKHSPSVTNYTGLAEVKDDEVDGVTEGDISQLEEENAVTSPIHQSLNFENESPAAEEEEEEEEELEEEEKGDEEEDASSEELSMQTPAFIRKRKEIATPQALGTPTILKVLNTGSAPKVVKPHAKAKNPTTSDVLPKTYVMSVFKHFAKTKVASDVYPVINEILQKYFDRLADDLEAYSAHAKRKTIEVEDVELLMRRQGFVTDSTPVNVLIERFLPLEYRKLLIPVASSGNKVLPNQKR, from the exons ATGCTTACAACATCCTGTTTTGGTTTCCGCAGCCAGTTGATGCGGTCAAATCTGCGCGAAACTGCGCAG AGCACTACTCAGACACCACTCCCTCCCAGTAAAAGACCAAGGTcacagagcagagctgtgaagacACCAGCTGTGGCTTCATCCTCTTTGTATGATGAGGACATCACACCTCGTGGTCTGCTCAGGGGCATCATCCAGACTG AGGCTGAGGCTTCTCTTCTGCTGTCTGGTCAGCCTGTGGCACCAGAGTCAAACCAGCAACTTACTGAGACTAGCATATATAGTAACAGACAGAG TGAAGGACCATCTGGGCTTGAGTTGCCAGACTTGGTTACAGAACCACTGAGTAATGTGATCAGGGGCATGAGTCGTAGAAGgccaccaccaacattcaatgTGTCAGCCTTTGAGAGACAACTCGACCTGCAAACAG GTGAAAGAGCAGAGAGTGATGTCACTGAGCAGAATTCAGATGTGAATGAAGAACAGGATCTGTCTGCTGGGTCTAAAAG TGTCCTGAGCCTAACTTTGAAGACCCCATTTGTGAATATTCAGTCAGAGAGGGCAGGTTTACGGCGAAAGGCAGCCAGTCGGAGGCAGCCTTCTGTGGATGCGTTTGACGAGGCTGTTCAGAAACGCTTAGAAAGACATTGCAATCAAG ATTATTCAGTAGTGCAGGAAGGAAAAACTTTTGGAGATTCTGACTGGCAGAAGTTTACTCTTGGATTGAGCAATGTCACAGTGCCTGATCTCACCACAGACATTGTCATGAGCAACACAGAGCTCTATCCCCAGCCAACTGTCTCTGTATCTGAGCTGAAAGCTCCAGAATTTAACagatatgagtgtgaagaagcaTTTGAAGCTGATAGAAAGACAGATGGTGACATCAAAGGCCAACATCAGGAAGAGGTGGTAGTGGAGGACCAACAAGAGGAGGAGGGAGTGGGTGACTATCAAGAAGAGGAGGACCATCAAGAAGAGGAGATGGTGGAGTACCATGAAAGCGAGTCCTTGAGTAAAAACGATAAAAGTAACCCTGAGCCATTCAAAGACATGGAAGACCCAGATTTTCAGTTACAGGAAGAGGGGGAGGAGGTGAACGTGGCTTATTCATCACAAGAGAAAGAGGCAGTCCTTTTGAGTCCTGACGACATACCGTTTGCACCAACGCAGGCAATGACCGAACCAGTCCTTCAGACTCAGGGAAAGGAGGGGCAAGAGTCTGAGGTACAGGTGGAGTTGGAAGAAATGGGATGGAAAGAAAGTGTAAAAGACCTTCCAATAGTGGAACTTCCATCACAATTATCAGAGCGAATCACCCGCAGAGCATATCGCTCAGAGAGTGGCACAGTGATTCCTGTAATGACCGCAAGAGGAAGAGCCACAAAGAGTCTTGGGGCAGGACTGTATCCCACAGAAAAAG aaaCTCAGAGTTTTACAAATGGCAGTGCTCCAGACGAGTTACCTAGCTTGGAGGAGGAACAATCTAACAGTCCTGCCTCACCATCCATTACACATACCGTGAAGCACTCTCCATCTGTGACAAACTACACTGGTCTGGCGGAGGTTAAAGATGATGAAGTGGATGGTGTTACTGAAGGAGATATTAGCCAGTTAGAGGAGGAGAATGCTGTCACGTCTCCTATCCATCAAAGCCTGAACTTTGAAAACGAGTCTCCTgctgctgaggaggaggaggaggaggaggaggagctggaagaggaagaaaagggagatgaagaagaagatgcATCAAGCGAAG agctgTCTATGCAAACTCCTGCTTTCattagaaaaagaaaagaaatagcAACTCCTCAAGCACTCGGAACACCCACAATCCTTAAAGTTTTGAACACTGG CTCTGCCCCAAAGGTTGTGAAGCCTCATGCGAAAGCGAAGAATCCGACTACCTCTGATGTCCTTCCAAAGACTTATGTTATGAGTGTGTTTAAACATTTTGCCAAAACGAAGGTGGCAAGTGATGTCTATCCAGTCATTAATGAAAT actgcagaaatacttTGATCGCCTAGCAGATGATTTGGAGGCATATTCTGCTCATGCTAAAAGGAAAACCATTGAGGTTGAAGATGTTGAACTTCTTATGAGAAG GCAGGGTTTTGTGACGGACAGCACACCGGTCAATGTACTGATTGAGCGGTTCCTCCCTCTTGAGTACAGGAAGCTTCTTATACCTGTTGCATCCAGTGGAAACAAAGTCCTTCCTAATCAAAAGAGATAA
- the cenpt gene encoding uncharacterized protein cenpt isoform X3 produces MSTTQTPLPPSKRPRSQSRAVKTPAVASSSLYDEDITPRGLLRGIIQTEAEASLLLSGQPVAPESNQQLTETSIYSNRQSEGPSGLELPDLVTEPLSNVIRGMSRRRPPPTFNVSAFERQLDLQTGERAESDVTEQNSDVNEEQDLSAGSKSVLSLTLKTPFVNIQSERAGLRRKAASRRQPSVDAFDEAVQKRLERHCNQDYSVVQEGKTFGDSDWQKFTLGLSNVTVPDLTTDIVMSNTELYPQPTVSVSELKAPEFNRYECEEAFEADRKTDGDIKGQHQEEVVVEDQQEEEGVGDYQEEEDHQEEEMVEYHESESLSKNDKSNPEPFKDMEDPDFQLQEEGEEVNVAYSSQEKEAVLLSPDDIPFAPTQAMTEPVLQTQGKEGQESEVQVELEEMGWKESVKDLPIVELPSQLSERITRRAYRSESGTVIPVMTARGRATKSLGAGLYPTEKETQSFTNGSAPDELPSLEEEQSNSPASPSITHTVKHSPSVTNYTGLAEVKDDEVDGVTEGDISQLEEENAVTSPIHQSLNFENESPAAEEEEEEEEELEEEEKGDEEEDASSEELSMQTPAFIRKRKEIATPQALGTPTILKVLNTGSAPKVVKPHAKAKNPTTSDVLPKTYVMSVFKHFAKTKVASDVYPVINEILQKYFDRLADDLEAYSAHAKRKTIEVEDVELLMRRQGFVTDSTPVNVLIERFLPLEYRKLLIPVASSGNKVLPNQKR; encoded by the exons ATG AGCACTACTCAGACACCACTCCCTCCCAGTAAAAGACCAAGGTcacagagcagagctgtgaagacACCAGCTGTGGCTTCATCCTCTTTGTATGATGAGGACATCACACCTCGTGGTCTGCTCAGGGGCATCATCCAGACTG AGGCTGAGGCTTCTCTTCTGCTGTCTGGTCAGCCTGTGGCACCAGAGTCAAACCAGCAACTTACTGAGACTAGCATATATAGTAACAGACAGAG TGAAGGACCATCTGGGCTTGAGTTGCCAGACTTGGTTACAGAACCACTGAGTAATGTGATCAGGGGCATGAGTCGTAGAAGgccaccaccaacattcaatgTGTCAGCCTTTGAGAGACAACTCGACCTGCAAACAG GTGAAAGAGCAGAGAGTGATGTCACTGAGCAGAATTCAGATGTGAATGAAGAACAGGATCTGTCTGCTGGGTCTAAAAG TGTCCTGAGCCTAACTTTGAAGACCCCATTTGTGAATATTCAGTCAGAGAGGGCAGGTTTACGGCGAAAGGCAGCCAGTCGGAGGCAGCCTTCTGTGGATGCGTTTGACGAGGCTGTTCAGAAACGCTTAGAAAGACATTGCAATCAAG ATTATTCAGTAGTGCAGGAAGGAAAAACTTTTGGAGATTCTGACTGGCAGAAGTTTACTCTTGGATTGAGCAATGTCACAGTGCCTGATCTCACCACAGACATTGTCATGAGCAACACAGAGCTCTATCCCCAGCCAACTGTCTCTGTATCTGAGCTGAAAGCTCCAGAATTTAACagatatgagtgtgaagaagcaTTTGAAGCTGATAGAAAGACAGATGGTGACATCAAAGGCCAACATCAGGAAGAGGTGGTAGTGGAGGACCAACAAGAGGAGGAGGGAGTGGGTGACTATCAAGAAGAGGAGGACCATCAAGAAGAGGAGATGGTGGAGTACCATGAAAGCGAGTCCTTGAGTAAAAACGATAAAAGTAACCCTGAGCCATTCAAAGACATGGAAGACCCAGATTTTCAGTTACAGGAAGAGGGGGAGGAGGTGAACGTGGCTTATTCATCACAAGAGAAAGAGGCAGTCCTTTTGAGTCCTGACGACATACCGTTTGCACCAACGCAGGCAATGACCGAACCAGTCCTTCAGACTCAGGGAAAGGAGGGGCAAGAGTCTGAGGTACAGGTGGAGTTGGAAGAAATGGGATGGAAAGAAAGTGTAAAAGACCTTCCAATAGTGGAACTTCCATCACAATTATCAGAGCGAATCACCCGCAGAGCATATCGCTCAGAGAGTGGCACAGTGATTCCTGTAATGACCGCAAGAGGAAGAGCCACAAAGAGTCTTGGGGCAGGACTGTATCCCACAGAAAAAG aaaCTCAGAGTTTTACAAATGGCAGTGCTCCAGACGAGTTACCTAGCTTGGAGGAGGAACAATCTAACAGTCCTGCCTCACCATCCATTACACATACCGTGAAGCACTCTCCATCTGTGACAAACTACACTGGTCTGGCGGAGGTTAAAGATGATGAAGTGGATGGTGTTACTGAAGGAGATATTAGCCAGTTAGAGGAGGAGAATGCTGTCACGTCTCCTATCCATCAAAGCCTGAACTTTGAAAACGAGTCTCCTgctgctgaggaggaggaggaggaggaggaggagctggaagaggaagaaaagggagatgaagaagaagatgcATCAAGCGAAG agctgTCTATGCAAACTCCTGCTTTCattagaaaaagaaaagaaatagcAACTCCTCAAGCACTCGGAACACCCACAATCCTTAAAGTTTTGAACACTGG CTCTGCCCCAAAGGTTGTGAAGCCTCATGCGAAAGCGAAGAATCCGACTACCTCTGATGTCCTTCCAAAGACTTATGTTATGAGTGTGTTTAAACATTTTGCCAAAACGAAGGTGGCAAGTGATGTCTATCCAGTCATTAATGAAAT actgcagaaatacttTGATCGCCTAGCAGATGATTTGGAGGCATATTCTGCTCATGCTAAAAGGAAAACCATTGAGGTTGAAGATGTTGAACTTCTTATGAGAAG GCAGGGTTTTGTGACGGACAGCACACCGGTCAATGTACTGATTGAGCGGTTCCTCCCTCTTGAGTACAGGAAGCTTCTTATACCTGTTGCATCCAGTGGAAACAAAGTCCTTCCTAATCAAAAGAGATAA
- the cenpt gene encoding uncharacterized protein cenpt isoform X1, with protein sequence MDSAEEDVSARVLLKNVLHSELARSPVTRSVSRNQTDSRKRRSSRVRNIPRVESPQVALRHKLKQKLHESTTQTPLPPSKRPRSQSRAVKTPAVASSSLYDEDITPRGLLRGIIQTEAEASLLLSGQPVAPESNQQLTETSIYSNRQSEGPSGLELPDLVTEPLSNVIRGMSRRRPPPTFNVSAFERQLDLQTGERAESDVTEQNSDVNEEQDLSAGSKSVLSLTLKTPFVNIQSERAGLRRKAASRRQPSVDAFDEAVQKRLERHCNQDYSVVQEGKTFGDSDWQKFTLGLSNVTVPDLTTDIVMSNTELYPQPTVSVSELKAPEFNRYECEEAFEADRKTDGDIKGQHQEEVVVEDQQEEEGVGDYQEEEDHQEEEMVEYHESESLSKNDKSNPEPFKDMEDPDFQLQEEGEEVNVAYSSQEKEAVLLSPDDIPFAPTQAMTEPVLQTQGKEGQESEVQVELEEMGWKESVKDLPIVELPSQLSERITRRAYRSESGTVIPVMTARGRATKSLGAGLYPTEKETQSFTNGSAPDELPSLEEEQSNSPASPSITHTVKHSPSVTNYTGLAEVKDDEVDGVTEGDISQLEEENAVTSPIHQSLNFENESPAAEEEEEEEEELEEEEKGDEEEDASSEELSMQTPAFIRKRKEIATPQALGTPTILKVLNTGSAPKVVKPHAKAKNPTTSDVLPKTYVMSVFKHFAKTKVASDVYPVINEILQKYFDRLADDLEAYSAHAKRKTIEVEDVELLMRRQGFVTDSTPVNVLIERFLPLEYRKLLIPVASSGNKVLPNQKR encoded by the exons ATGGATTCGGCCGAAGAGGACGTGTCCGCTCGGGTTTTGTTGAAGAACGTTTTGCACTCGGAGTTAGCCAGGTCTCCAGTAACCAGAAG TGTGTCTCGTAATCAGACAGATTCCCGCAAGCGGAGGAGTTCTAGAGTGAGGAACATCCCTCGAGTTGAGAGCCCACAAGTAGCTCTCAGACACAAGCTGAAACAGAAGCTTCATGAG AGCACTACTCAGACACCACTCCCTCCCAGTAAAAGACCAAGGTcacagagcagagctgtgaagacACCAGCTGTGGCTTCATCCTCTTTGTATGATGAGGACATCACACCTCGTGGTCTGCTCAGGGGCATCATCCAGACTG AGGCTGAGGCTTCTCTTCTGCTGTCTGGTCAGCCTGTGGCACCAGAGTCAAACCAGCAACTTACTGAGACTAGCATATATAGTAACAGACAGAG TGAAGGACCATCTGGGCTTGAGTTGCCAGACTTGGTTACAGAACCACTGAGTAATGTGATCAGGGGCATGAGTCGTAGAAGgccaccaccaacattcaatgTGTCAGCCTTTGAGAGACAACTCGACCTGCAAACAG GTGAAAGAGCAGAGAGTGATGTCACTGAGCAGAATTCAGATGTGAATGAAGAACAGGATCTGTCTGCTGGGTCTAAAAG TGTCCTGAGCCTAACTTTGAAGACCCCATTTGTGAATATTCAGTCAGAGAGGGCAGGTTTACGGCGAAAGGCAGCCAGTCGGAGGCAGCCTTCTGTGGATGCGTTTGACGAGGCTGTTCAGAAACGCTTAGAAAGACATTGCAATCAAG ATTATTCAGTAGTGCAGGAAGGAAAAACTTTTGGAGATTCTGACTGGCAGAAGTTTACTCTTGGATTGAGCAATGTCACAGTGCCTGATCTCACCACAGACATTGTCATGAGCAACACAGAGCTCTATCCCCAGCCAACTGTCTCTGTATCTGAGCTGAAAGCTCCAGAATTTAACagatatgagtgtgaagaagcaTTTGAAGCTGATAGAAAGACAGATGGTGACATCAAAGGCCAACATCAGGAAGAGGTGGTAGTGGAGGACCAACAAGAGGAGGAGGGAGTGGGTGACTATCAAGAAGAGGAGGACCATCAAGAAGAGGAGATGGTGGAGTACCATGAAAGCGAGTCCTTGAGTAAAAACGATAAAAGTAACCCTGAGCCATTCAAAGACATGGAAGACCCAGATTTTCAGTTACAGGAAGAGGGGGAGGAGGTGAACGTGGCTTATTCATCACAAGAGAAAGAGGCAGTCCTTTTGAGTCCTGACGACATACCGTTTGCACCAACGCAGGCAATGACCGAACCAGTCCTTCAGACTCAGGGAAAGGAGGGGCAAGAGTCTGAGGTACAGGTGGAGTTGGAAGAAATGGGATGGAAAGAAAGTGTAAAAGACCTTCCAATAGTGGAACTTCCATCACAATTATCAGAGCGAATCACCCGCAGAGCATATCGCTCAGAGAGTGGCACAGTGATTCCTGTAATGACCGCAAGAGGAAGAGCCACAAAGAGTCTTGGGGCAGGACTGTATCCCACAGAAAAAG aaaCTCAGAGTTTTACAAATGGCAGTGCTCCAGACGAGTTACCTAGCTTGGAGGAGGAACAATCTAACAGTCCTGCCTCACCATCCATTACACATACCGTGAAGCACTCTCCATCTGTGACAAACTACACTGGTCTGGCGGAGGTTAAAGATGATGAAGTGGATGGTGTTACTGAAGGAGATATTAGCCAGTTAGAGGAGGAGAATGCTGTCACGTCTCCTATCCATCAAAGCCTGAACTTTGAAAACGAGTCTCCTgctgctgaggaggaggaggaggaggaggaggagctggaagaggaagaaaagggagatgaagaagaagatgcATCAAGCGAAG agctgTCTATGCAAACTCCTGCTTTCattagaaaaagaaaagaaatagcAACTCCTCAAGCACTCGGAACACCCACAATCCTTAAAGTTTTGAACACTGG CTCTGCCCCAAAGGTTGTGAAGCCTCATGCGAAAGCGAAGAATCCGACTACCTCTGATGTCCTTCCAAAGACTTATGTTATGAGTGTGTTTAAACATTTTGCCAAAACGAAGGTGGCAAGTGATGTCTATCCAGTCATTAATGAAAT actgcagaaatacttTGATCGCCTAGCAGATGATTTGGAGGCATATTCTGCTCATGCTAAAAGGAAAACCATTGAGGTTGAAGATGTTGAACTTCTTATGAGAAG GCAGGGTTTTGTGACGGACAGCACACCGGTCAATGTACTGATTGAGCGGTTCCTCCCTCTTGAGTACAGGAAGCTTCTTATACCTGTTGCATCCAGTGGAAACAAAGTCCTTCCTAATCAAAAGAGATAA